From Methanosarcina lacustris Z-7289, one genomic window encodes:
- a CDS encoding class I SAM-dependent methyltransferase, translating into MKREIYLWNNLDVNLCSAYLCAKENVSKHWLGLLIKLNMVNKNKDYFFCPICNYQGPFLNVRRRHDACPKCGSVERHRLQFLVFQELCKKYDVSQMSMLHVAPERFFKNLFEKQFLRYVTTDISKTKNVDYQADLRNLPFEDNTYDFVFASHVLEHIKDDEKAIAEIRRVLKPEGIAILPVPIVSKKTIEYPEPNPYESYHVRASGLDYFEKYKKCFGKVVVFSSKDFPESNQLCVYEDRRNFPHSKAPLREPMEGEKHDDFVPVCIV; encoded by the coding sequence ATGAAGAGGGAGATATACTTGTGGAATAACTTAGATGTGAATTTATGTTCTGCATATTTATGCGCTAAAGAGAATGTGTCAAAGCACTGGTTAGGTTTACTTATCAAATTAAATATGGTAAACAAAAATAAAGATTACTTTTTTTGCCCAATATGTAATTATCAGGGACCTTTTTTAAACGTAAGGCGCAGGCATGATGCATGTCCGAAATGTGGTTCAGTAGAAAGACACCGACTTCAATTTCTGGTATTTCAGGAGCTATGCAAAAAATACGATGTTTCTCAAATGTCTATGCTCCATGTAGCCCCGGAAAGATTCTTTAAAAATCTTTTTGAAAAACAATTTTTAAGGTATGTTACTACCGATATAAGCAAAACAAAAAATGTCGATTATCAAGCTGATCTCCGAAACCTTCCATTTGAAGATAACACATACGATTTCGTATTTGCCTCTCATGTTCTGGAGCATATTAAGGATGATGAAAAAGCCATTGCTGAGATCCGTAGAGTTTTAAAACCGGAAGGAATAGCGATTCTCCCGGTCCCTATTGTGTCAAAGAAAACAATCGAGTATCCGGAACCCAACCCTTATGAATCGTACCATGTTAGGGCATCAGGATTAGATTATTTTGAGAAATATAAAAAATGTTTTGGGAAAGTGGTTGTGTTCAGTTCAAAGGATTTTCCGGAAAGTAATCAGTTGTGCGTATATGAAGATAGACGTAATTTTCCTCACAGTAAAGCACCTCTACGTGAGCCAATGGAAGGAGAAAAACATGATGACTTTGTTCCAGTTTGTATAGTATAA
- the cgi121 gene encoding KEOPS complex subunit Cgi121 produces MEMQREIQVLCGAVRIPNLPVFLKIITAIASENKVTIQGLNADLIAGERHLHFAVGKALRAIAAGSNVAKDPGIEIMRYAAGERQIERSFSIGLHEGENNLVFVLLGKMDDVRLTFSELRKLIEEKPCSELLAYSNSKRKGILSLFRITDAEIEASGEEHIPGLVIERVALADLLK; encoded by the coding sequence ATGGAAATGCAAAGGGAAATCCAGGTGCTTTGTGGAGCGGTGAGAATCCCAAACCTTCCCGTTTTTCTAAAAATAATAACTGCAATAGCTTCCGAAAACAAGGTAACCATTCAGGGCTTGAATGCTGACCTGATCGCAGGCGAAAGGCATCTTCATTTTGCAGTAGGGAAGGCACTCAGGGCTATCGCAGCAGGCAGTAACGTAGCAAAAGACCCGGGCATCGAGATCATGCGTTATGCAGCCGGAGAGAGGCAGATTGAAAGGAGTTTTTCTATCGGGCTGCATGAAGGAGAAAATAATCTGGTTTTCGTGCTGCTTGGAAAAATGGATGATGTGCGTCTTACTTTCTCCGAACTTCGGAAGCTCATCGAAGAAAAACCCTGTTCTGAACTGCTTGCTTATTCCAATTCCAAACGTAAAGGAATCCTTTCTCTCTTCAGAATCACAGACGCAGAAATCGAAGCTTCAGGAGAAGAACATATCCCGGGACTCGTGATCGAGAGGGTGGCACTGGCAGATTTATTAAAATAA
- a CDS encoding PAS domain S-box protein, which produces MVDIINKREICGFCFCSNIPSNGLTAIYKETEERTELTTSYIKAGLKQKEHCIWIVPDPESAELAKDLLSNSELDIESCITKSRLKIISLQETEAYSIKPPETSEIDFDWNTGIPQKEIIKFIHTGNWRYLRINLEVKAVGKSITSSIKELRRILEEDIPEKKIRPLFMIKEGDISSGEVFDLIEAGEKLVLKRDGKWRFLRIKQGSKDTKFKTLLESSSDSILIHDMNGKVMEANHIACEIFGYTRSKMIGKHIKDLRTNIHLTEFGQQIEKLKQTEYFSFEMDSLRRDGTVIPQEINNRLIEYEGETAVLSIGRNISERRRAEKALRDSERKYHMLFEEFPGGIAQFDKYGTIIVCNENFVNFTGSSENEKLIFNLLNPPEEMKSEEKSFTCLPEVPIHCDIKYISSLEKESIPSEITYKPLISENSRFNGGIILVEDLTKVKRLEIIRLQQTESLRKLVDSMPMPMSCKDRNGTYLACNKAFETFMGMQKEEILGKSLYNFTSPEFAEKYHTMDAELIMNKKTQVFETSLKFADGSKHQVLFNKFVFSGLTDEDSVLLSIMIDITERKQAEEKLLQAKMAAEAANRAKTTFIVNMSHELKTPLNAVIGFSDLLLSETYGPLNEKQKRYTENISNGGNHLLSVVNSVLDISRLEMGNIELYYEKVDLVGIIEEVKRVLSPLSSEKNISIEYNIEQGLKTIIVDRVKFKQILYNILNNAITFSFKGGKVNIVAELQEDMVEISVTDEGIGIQEADYERIFQPFVQIDESISKKHGGIGIGLALVKKFVELHRGKVWVKATPEKGSTFTFRIPNKPENKIKEKEVTTSIQTTYNPEIEKEKEKVRAEIN; this is translated from the coding sequence GTGGTAGACATTATAAATAAAAGAGAAATTTGCGGGTTCTGTTTCTGTTCGAATATCCCATCCAATGGCCTTACTGCAATCTATAAGGAGACAGAAGAAAGGACGGAACTTACAACATCTTATATTAAAGCAGGACTGAAACAAAAAGAGCACTGCATCTGGATTGTCCCGGATCCCGAGAGTGCAGAATTAGCAAAAGATTTGCTTTCAAACTCAGAGTTAGATATCGAAAGCTGCATAACGAAATCCAGGCTTAAGATAATTTCTCTGCAGGAAACTGAAGCTTATTCTATCAAACCTCCAGAAACTTCAGAAATCGATTTTGATTGGAACACAGGGATTCCGCAGAAAGAGATTATTAAGTTTATTCACACAGGAAACTGGCGCTACCTGCGCATCAATCTTGAAGTTAAAGCTGTCGGGAAATCCATTACCAGCTCTATTAAGGAACTGAGACGTATCCTTGAAGAGGATATACCGGAAAAGAAAATAAGGCCACTTTTTATGATTAAAGAGGGAGATATTTCCTCAGGTGAGGTCTTCGACCTTATAGAAGCCGGGGAGAAATTGGTGCTTAAAAGAGATGGGAAATGGAGGTTTCTTAGAATAAAGCAAGGAAGTAAAGATACAAAATTTAAGACATTACTTGAGAGTTCAAGTGACTCTATTCTTATACATGATATGAACGGCAAGGTTATGGAAGCAAACCATATAGCCTGTGAAATCTTCGGATACACGCGCAGTAAAATGATCGGGAAGCACATAAAAGATTTACGGACTAATATCCACCTGACCGAGTTCGGACAACAGATAGAGAAGCTAAAGCAAACAGAATATTTTTCTTTTGAAATGGATTCCCTGCGGAGAGACGGTACGGTTATCCCCCAAGAAATCAATAACAGGCTAATTGAATACGAAGGAGAAACAGCTGTACTATCCATAGGAAGGAATATTAGCGAACGCAGACGTGCCGAAAAAGCCCTGAGGGATTCCGAAAGAAAATACCACATGCTTTTTGAAGAGTTTCCCGGAGGAATCGCCCAGTTCGACAAGTATGGAACTATCATTGTATGTAATGAGAACTTTGTAAACTTCACAGGCAGTAGTGAAAACGAAAAACTCATTTTCAATTTGCTAAACCCTCCAGAAGAGATGAAATCAGAGGAAAAAAGTTTTACATGTCTTCCCGAAGTTCCTATCCATTGCGACATAAAATATATTTCCAGTCTTGAGAAAGAAAGCATACCCAGTGAGATAACCTACAAGCCTCTGATTTCCGAAAATTCCAGATTTAACGGTGGCATTATTCTTGTGGAAGACCTGACCAAGGTAAAGAGACTGGAAATTATACGGCTTCAGCAGACAGAATCTCTCAGGAAGCTGGTGGATTCAATGCCTATGCCCATGTCTTGTAAAGACAGAAACGGAACATATCTCGCCTGCAACAAGGCCTTTGAAACTTTTATGGGGATGCAAAAAGAAGAAATCCTCGGGAAGTCTCTTTATAATTTTACCTCCCCTGAATTTGCTGAAAAGTACCATACAATGGATGCAGAATTGATAATGAATAAAAAAACCCAGGTCTTTGAAACCTCTTTAAAGTTTGCTGATGGTTCAAAACATCAGGTACTGTTCAATAAATTCGTATTCAGTGGTTTGACAGACGAAGACTCGGTACTTCTCAGCATTATGATTGACATAACCGAACGTAAGCAGGCCGAAGAGAAACTACTTCAGGCAAAAATGGCTGCTGAAGCTGCAAACAGAGCGAAAACTACTTTCATTGTCAACATGAGTCACGAACTGAAGACCCCCCTGAATGCAGTTATAGGGTTCTCAGACCTCCTCTTAAGTGAAACTTACGGGCCTCTTAACGAGAAACAAAAGAGATACACTGAAAATATTTCAAACGGCGGGAACCATCTTCTTAGCGTGGTCAATAGTGTGCTGGATATCTCAAGGCTTGAGATGGGAAATATTGAGCTATACTACGAAAAAGTGGATTTAGTCGGAATAATTGAAGAGGTAAAGAGAGTGCTTTCTCCCCTGTCATCTGAGAAAAATATCAGCATAGAATATAATATTGAGCAGGGACTGAAAACCATAATTGTTGACAGGGTAAAGTTCAAACAGATTCTTTACAATATATTAAACAATGCAATTACATTCTCATTCAAAGGCGGGAAAGTAAACATCGTTGCAGAGCTTCAGGAAGACATGGTCGAGATCAGTGTAACGGATGAAGGTATCGGCATCCAGGAGGCGGACTATGAAAGAATATTCCAGCCGTTCGTACAGATTGATGAGTCCATATCCAAAAAACATGGAGGGATAGGGATAGGGCTTGCACTCGTCAAAAAGTTTGTAGAACTCCACAGAGGAAAGGTATGGGTTAAAGCCACTCCCGAGAAAGGCAGTACCTTCACCTTCAGAATACCAAACAAACCTGAAAACAAAATCAAAGAAAAGGAAGTCACGACTTCTATACAGACCACGTATAACCCTGAAATTGAAAAGGAAAAAGAAAAAGTTAGAGCAGAAATAAATTAA
- a CDS encoding tRNA (N(6)-L-threonylcarbamoyladenosine(37)-C(2))-methylthiotransferase, with the protein MKVYLESFGCSASQASAEIMKASVERLGHELLIPATAGEAEVYICNSCTVKYTTEQKILYKIRSMGEKGVQVIVSGCMPEVQLEDILHANPEAHILGVNAISRLGDLLSSIEQREKTGLLAGERLEIRTSEPLGFLNVPRERVNPNIHICQISQGCNFACSYCIVKYARGKLRSFPPEEIVKDISSAVAEGCREIWLTSQDDSQYGMDTGVKLPELLRMISEIPGDFKVRVGMMNPFSVLPILDDLVDAFDSDKVFKLLHLPIQSASHSVLKNMNRLHKMDKVDTIITKFRARFEDFSLFTDIIVGFCDETDEDFEETIEWVKKYRPEKVNISRYSPRPHTKAFSFRNLDSRILVQRSHNLHKVCEQIKIKSKREMIGWKGRVFVSKYTEIGDVLTRTDSYRPVVISGSDLKPGEYVNVEIMSAKPGYFLGKIVR; encoded by the coding sequence ATGAAGGTCTATCTTGAGAGTTTTGGCTGTTCAGCAAGCCAGGCATCAGCCGAAATCATGAAAGCAAGCGTGGAGAGGCTCGGGCATGAATTATTGATCCCTGCTACTGCCGGGGAGGCAGAGGTCTATATATGCAACTCCTGCACGGTCAAGTACACAACAGAACAGAAGATCCTCTATAAGATCCGCAGTATGGGCGAGAAGGGGGTGCAGGTGATAGTTTCTGGCTGCATGCCCGAAGTTCAGCTTGAAGATATCCTGCATGCAAACCCTGAAGCCCATATTCTTGGAGTAAATGCGATTTCCCGGCTGGGTGACCTTCTCTCCTCAATCGAACAGAGAGAAAAGACAGGGCTGCTTGCGGGAGAGCGCCTGGAAATTCGGACTTCCGAGCCTCTGGGCTTTTTGAATGTTCCTCGCGAGCGGGTAAATCCAAATATTCATATCTGCCAGATCTCCCAGGGTTGCAACTTCGCCTGCTCCTACTGTATCGTAAAATATGCAAGGGGCAAACTCCGCTCTTTCCCGCCTGAGGAAATCGTAAAAGATATCAGTTCAGCAGTTGCAGAAGGCTGCAGGGAAATCTGGCTCACCTCACAGGACGATAGCCAGTACGGCATGGATACAGGCGTCAAACTCCCTGAGCTCCTGCGCATGATCTCGGAAATCCCCGGCGACTTTAAAGTGAGAGTCGGCATGATGAACCCCTTTTCTGTCCTCCCTATCCTGGACGATCTTGTGGACGCTTTTGACTCTGATAAGGTTTTCAAACTCCTCCATCTTCCGATTCAGTCCGCCTCCCATTCAGTCTTGAAAAATATGAACCGTCTACATAAAATGGATAAGGTGGACACAATCATTACGAAATTCCGGGCTCGCTTTGAGGACTTCTCCCTTTTTACCGACATAATTGTTGGCTTTTGTGATGAAACCGATGAGGATTTCGAAGAAACTATAGAATGGGTTAAAAAATACCGTCCGGAAAAGGTCAATATTTCCAGATACTCCCCCCGCCCGCACACAAAAGCCTTTTCTTTCCGGAACCTCGATTCCCGAATTTTAGTACAGCGTTCTCACAACCTGCACAAAGTATGCGAGCAGATAAAGATTAAGTCCAAGCGGGAGATGATTGGCTGGAAAGGCAGAGTTTTTGTTTCAAAATACACGGAAATCGGGGATGTCCTCACACGTACAGACTCTTATCGACCTGTTGTGATTAGCGGCTCCGACCTCAAACCCGGTGAATACGTTAATGTGGAAATTATGAGCGCGAAGCCCGGCTATTTCCTGGGAAAGATTGTCAGGTAA
- a CDS encoding type 1 glutamine amidotransferase yields MKIHCLQHLKNETYGNIETWVSLKGHSLTKTLLYEKPVFPEPEEFDMLLIMGGTMSVYQEKEFPWLKPEKEFVKKVIDTGKPVLGSCFGAQMIAEVLGGKVTRNRFKEIGWHRVKALAGEKPNNVSEISSELPADLFPEFTAFMWHGDTFDIPAGAVRLFESEACPNQGFIYRGNIIGLQFHPEADRRWIRNLIEDSGHELVEGKFIQSEEETLGNKYLLENSQQIAFSLMDWFEKKCEKLK; encoded by the coding sequence ATGAAAATACATTGCCTCCAGCACCTGAAAAACGAGACATATGGGAACATAGAGACCTGGGTATCCCTGAAAGGGCACAGCCTTACAAAAACTCTGCTTTATGAAAAACCTGTCTTTCCTGAGCCTGAAGAGTTCGATATGCTCCTGATAATGGGAGGCACCATGAGTGTTTATCAGGAAAAGGAGTTCCCATGGCTAAAGCCTGAAAAAGAGTTTGTAAAAAAGGTGATCGATACAGGCAAACCTGTGCTTGGGAGCTGTTTTGGAGCACAGATGATTGCAGAGGTTCTGGGCGGAAAGGTTACAAGAAACAGGTTCAAGGAAATAGGCTGGCACAGGGTAAAAGCTCTGGCAGGAGAAAAACCGAACAATGTGAGCGAAATAAGCTCAGAACTTCCAGCAGACTTATTTCCCGAATTTACCGCATTCATGTGGCATGGAGACACTTTTGATATCCCGGCAGGCGCAGTAAGACTTTTCGAAAGTGAAGCTTGCCCGAACCAGGGTTTTATTTACCGAGGAAACATTATCGGGCTGCAGTTTCACCCTGAAGCCGACAGGCGGTGGATAAGAAATCTTATAGAGGATTCAGGGCACGAACTTGTTGAAGGAAAGTTCATCCAGTCCGAAGAGGAAACACTCGGAAACAAATATCTCCTTGAAAACTCCCAACAAATTGCTTTTTCTCTGATGGACTGGTTTGAGAAAAAATGTGAAAAATTGAAGTAA
- the glpX gene encoding class II fructose-bisphosphatase yields the protein MPHPKTVEEMIECAGPIECELLPRLIQVTETAAIAAAYQMGRGDKNFADQVAVASMRRMLNKLDMKGIIKIGEGERDEAPMLFIGEEVGTGKGGLEVDIAVDPLEGTNLTADGCPGSVAVMAMAERGGIFHGPDIYMDKIVVGPDVVRYEQDHLGERIDLDAPVSHNLKIVAKALGRSVEELVVVILDRPRHTQKITEIREAGARVRLVTDGDLMPGVATAIRGSGVHVVMGAGGSGEAVLTAAAIKVLGGKILARLVLPTVANGQTKDKIDEEIEEKMPRLEKMGITLENLNDVLDTNKLVPGNDVIFSATAVTPGHFLHEVNLFGSGDARVHTISMGTSGAVRFTDSIYIKDKQETPLYL from the coding sequence ATGCCTCATCCAAAGACCGTAGAAGAAATGATTGAGTGCGCCGGACCCATTGAATGTGAGTTACTGCCAAGGCTTATTCAGGTAACTGAAACTGCTGCCATTGCCGCAGCCTATCAGATGGGACGCGGAGACAAGAACTTTGCTGATCAGGTAGCAGTTGCCTCCATGCGAAGGATGCTGAATAAGCTTGACATGAAAGGCATAATAAAGATAGGAGAGGGAGAAAGGGACGAAGCTCCCATGCTTTTTATTGGGGAAGAGGTCGGGACAGGGAAAGGAGGCCTTGAGGTTGATATTGCAGTCGACCCCCTGGAAGGCACAAACCTTACGGCAGACGGCTGTCCGGGTTCGGTAGCAGTAATGGCAATGGCTGAAAGGGGTGGGATCTTCCACGGTCCTGACATCTATATGGACAAGATAGTTGTCGGACCTGATGTCGTTCGTTATGAACAGGACCATCTCGGCGAAAGGATAGATCTGGATGCTCCTGTCAGTCACAACCTCAAAATTGTTGCAAAAGCGCTCGGAAGAAGTGTTGAAGAACTCGTAGTCGTAATTCTCGACCGCCCCAGGCATACCCAGAAGATAACCGAAATTCGGGAAGCTGGAGCCCGTGTAAGGCTGGTTACTGACGGGGACCTCATGCCAGGCGTTGCAACTGCCATCCGCGGTTCAGGCGTCCATGTGGTCATGGGTGCAGGTGGGTCGGGAGAGGCTGTCCTTACAGCTGCTGCAATCAAAGTTCTGGGCGGCAAGATACTTGCGAGACTCGTCCTGCCAACTGTTGCAAACGGACAAACCAAGGACAAGATCGATGAAGAAATAGAGGAGAAAATGCCCAGGCTCGAAAAGATGGGAATTACCCTCGAGAACCTGAATGATGTCCTTGATACCAACAAACTTGTTCCGGGTAATGATGTCATTTTTTCCGCCACAGCCGTAACTCCGGGTCACTTCCTGCATGAAGTCAACCTTTTCGGGAGCGGAGATGCCAGAGTACACACGATTTCCATGGGTACATCCGGAGCCGTCAGGTTCACAGACAGTATTTATATCAAGGATAAGCAGGAGACTCCTCTCTACCTGTAA